A single Lancefieldella parvula DSM 20469 DNA region contains:
- a CDS encoding ABC transporter ATP-binding protein produces the protein MIRFENVSKSFKDGDKYHTILNRASTSFNDGQKNCIVGRSGLGKSTVLKLISSIENADEGSIYINDINISTASQEEIRSIRQHLIGYVFQSFNLIKSLTVEENILLPTFFLESPSDLFDISYLLDVLNLPSSILKQDVSTISGGEKQRVAIARALINKPRILLADEPTGNLDSNNEENVLKLFDRITNELDMTLVIVTHSSKVAANCDCIVTIENGEFQQVKDTFSQNQFV, from the coding sequence ATGATACGGTTTGAGAATGTTTCAAAATCTTTTAAAGATGGCGATAAATATCACACAATTTTGAATCGTGCGTCTACGAGTTTTAACGATGGCCAGAAAAACTGTATTGTTGGACGTTCTGGTTTGGGAAAATCAACTGTTCTTAAATTAATCTCATCAATTGAGAATGCAGATGAGGGCTCAATTTATATAAATGATATTAATATTTCAACTGCCTCTCAAGAAGAGATTCGTAGCATTCGTCAGCATCTAATAGGCTACGTATTTCAATCATTTAACCTTATCAAGTCCTTAACCGTAGAAGAAAACATTTTGCTTCCGACATTTTTCCTTGAAAGTCCTAGCGATTTGTTTGACATCTCATATCTGTTAGATGTTTTGAATTTGCCTTCAAGCATACTAAAACAGGATGTCTCTACGATTAGTGGAGGCGAAAAACAGAGAGTAGCAATTGCTCGCGCTCTTATTAATAAGCCTAGAATTCTATTAGCAGATGAGCCGACAGGTAATCTTGATAGTAACAATGAGGAAAACGTTCTAAAGCTGTTTGACCGAATTACCAACGAGTTAGATATGACTTTGGTCATTGTGACCCATTCTTCAAAAGTAGCTGCAAATTGCGACTGTATAGTGACTATTGAAAATGGAGAGTTCCAGCAGGTAAAAGATACTTTTAGTCAAAATCAGTTTGTTTGA
- a CDS encoding BtrH N-terminal domain-containing protein → MGLGDCNLGAVSYPLKDKGLNITPEMCFGIGEGYGFSFWVEKSNRLPIVAIMGRTRSCEEDLFRKCISTFSLFDALFPQESEIEKEIVALGRSFTGSKSRESK, encoded by the coding sequence ATGGGATTAGGTGATTGTAATTTAGGAGCTGTATCATATCCCCTAAAAGATAAAGGATTAAACATTACTCCTGAAATGTGCTTTGGCATTGGGGAAGGTTATGGCTTTTCTTTCTGGGTTGAGAAAAGCAATCGGTTGCCCATAGTAGCCATAATGGGCAGAACAAGAAGTTGTGAAGAGGACCTATTTAGAAAATGTATTAGTACATTTTCTCTGTTTGATGCCCTGTTCCCTCAAGAAAGTGAAATTGAAAAAGAGATTGTTGCTCTTGGAAGAAGCTTTACAGGAAGCAAGAGTAGGGAGTCAAAGTAA
- a CDS encoding ABC transporter permease, whose protein sequence is MHSSMYLLVKRAYSANKKRNSLTILAVGISVFLLTAILTFSTSFYHKMIEEMRVADADVVTVAFGAGDNALNYTYLNLYTDDDIKLINQIDGVTDVTGVKGLNVSAVTYDNNKRILANSLRGIDRSYLDNYKISYTGTFPDKDDEIIIGARIADASGLQIGDSIDIDFGSQRKTFKIVGILDKQEEQLFSTFPTEINQLIATYSNSSLFETSNYIYISARVKDQDQLSEVSKKIVEAINTDSNLTEALENTGLHPLVATRQNVLDMLDTWFSYILLFVYVVSVLLGIISTVNIFNIFVITIQEQFKDIAVYKIVGASIRQIRNIFIYQSVFIGTMGSVLGILLGYLLSAIVILLLHWPIRFDVYTVLIPFAIGMTSPICAGVWSSKKSEKVDINILTGNL, encoded by the coding sequence ATGCATTCTTCAATGTATTTATTAGTCAAAAGAGCTTATTCAGCAAACAAAAAGAGAAATAGTTTGACGATTCTTGCTGTTGGGATTTCAGTATTTCTTCTAACTGCTATTTTGACTTTTTCGACATCGTTCTATCATAAGATGATAGAAGAGATGAGAGTAGCTGACGCAGACGTTGTAACAGTTGCTTTTGGAGCTGGCGACAACGCCTTAAACTATACGTATTTAAACCTTTACACCGATGATGATATAAAACTTATCAATCAGATTGATGGAGTGACTGACGTTACAGGAGTGAAGGGTTTAAATGTTTCAGCGGTTACTTATGATAACAATAAGAGAATACTTGCAAATTCACTTAGAGGAATTGATAGAAGCTATCTAGACAATTATAAAATTAGTTACACAGGTACATTCCCGGATAAGGATGATGAAATAATCATTGGCGCAAGGATTGCCGATGCCTCTGGTCTTCAAATAGGGGATAGTATTGATATTGATTTTGGCTCGCAAAGAAAAACATTTAAAATTGTTGGGATTTTAGATAAGCAAGAAGAACAGCTTTTCTCGACATTTCCTACCGAAATCAATCAACTAATTGCAACTTATTCAAACAGCTCTTTGTTTGAGACTTCAAATTACATTTATATATCTGCACGAGTTAAAGATCAGGATCAGTTGTCAGAAGTTTCTAAAAAGATTGTTGAAGCGATTAATACAGACTCTAACCTTACTGAAGCTTTAGAAAATACAGGGCTTCATCCACTTGTGGCAACAAGGCAAAATGTATTAGACATGCTTGATACTTGGTTCAGCTACATCCTACTGTTTGTCTATGTCGTCTCAGTTCTTCTTGGAATAATTTCAACTGTAAATATTTTTAATATTTTTGTTATCACCATCCAAGAGCAATTCAAAGATATTGCCGTTTATAAAATTGTCGGCGCTTCAATTAGACAAATCAGAAATATCTTTATCTATCAGAGCGTTTTTATTGGAACAATGGGTTCAGTTTTAGGAATTCTACTTGGCTATCTCTTATCAGCTATTGTTATTTTGCTGCTTCATTGGCCAATTAGGTTTGATGTCTATACCGTTCTTATTCCTTTTGCTATTGGAATGACTTCTCCTATTTGTGCTGGAGTTTGGTCATCTAAGAAATCTGAAAAAGTTGATATTAATATTTTAACAGGGAATCTATAG
- a CDS encoding phosphoribosylformylglycinamidine synthase: MVLRVYVQRKPGFEGEAKALLKEVKDLLGITELQRIDLFNRYDVEGISEELFESCIPTVFSEPQSDFASRTMPEFSSEGAAVHTFAVEFLPGQFDQRADSAAECVQLISQGERPLVRSARLYVLTGNLTEANVAAIKNYLINPVEAREASLELPETLKISIPEPADVEVLEGFNALDQDGLKEFISSHGLAMDLADLTFCQQYFTDEQRDPTITEIRVIDTYWSDHCRHTTFNTGITGVQIDDDLVKAAFEKYLSMRKELGREDRAVSLWDMATIGAKYLRKKGILTNLDESEEINACTVKVKVDVDGKDEDWLFLFKNETHNHPTEIEPFGGAATCIGGAIRDPLSGRSYVYQAMRVTGAADPTVPVFQTLPGKLPQRTIVRTAAAGYSSYGNQIGLATGQVSELYHPGYVAKRMEIGAVVGATPQSHVRRERPEDGDVIVLLGGRTGRDGIGGATGSSKAHDAGSIERDGAEVQKGNAPVERKLQRLFRREDACKLIKRCNDFGAGGVSVAIGELADGLDVNLDAVPKKYDGLDGTELAISESQERMAVALEAKDVEQFCAYAREENLEATIVATVTEDPRLVMRWRGQKIVNISRAFLASNGAPKSITVRLAKPLVYQRTWAGSTLGEKLHSLVRDLNVASNKGLSERFDSTIGAGTVLMPFGGARQLTPALSMVAKLPVMGQTSTVSGMAWGFNPYLMEADQFRGAYLSVVESVSKLVATGFKYQDLYLTFQEYFEKLGQNPNRWGKPTSALLGALMAQVNLGLAAVGGKDSMSGTFEDLDVPPTLVSFATGLTKVDKIVSNEFKGAGHRLISIVPSYDESGLLPNNESLLTAYKLVSTLVQSKSALAITTPGYGGVAEALFKSCLGNKLGVELVPEISANALFSPTYGAFIVELADGVSVDDVDGVCVAPLGATTSEYTFSACGEKIDLSELQEAWERPLEEVFPYRGGSDEAVEKISFDGASTRHSYAGPTLIAPARPRVIIPVFPGNNCEYDVARAFERAGADPTTLVINNLTPQDIVESANALAESIKKSQIVMIPGGFSGGDEPDGSAKFICALFRAPQVTEAVCDLLQQRDGLMLGICNGFQALIKLGLVPYGNIRPMDDTCPTLTFNTIGRHQSQLVHTSVASTMSPWLSKCALGDIHTIAISHGEGRFVASDELLETLKANGQIATQYVDATGTPSMDFSVNPNGSVLAIEGITSPDGRILGKMGHTERSGAGLYKNIPELTPGDQFQPLIEGGVEYFK, encoded by the coding sequence ATGGTCCTGCGCGTCTACGTCCAAAGAAAACCAGGTTTCGAGGGCGAGGCAAAAGCCCTGCTCAAAGAAGTGAAAGATCTTCTTGGTATTACCGAGTTACAACGCATTGACCTGTTCAACCGCTACGATGTTGAAGGAATTTCAGAGGAGCTCTTTGAGTCCTGCATCCCCACCGTTTTTTCTGAGCCACAGTCCGATTTTGCCAGCCGTACCATGCCAGAATTTTCTTCTGAAGGTGCAGCTGTTCATACGTTTGCTGTTGAGTTTTTGCCTGGACAGTTTGACCAACGCGCAGACTCTGCTGCTGAATGCGTACAGCTCATCAGCCAGGGAGAACGCCCTCTTGTCCGCTCTGCTCGCCTTTATGTGCTAACCGGAAACCTTACTGAGGCAAACGTTGCCGCCATTAAGAACTACCTGATTAACCCCGTTGAGGCTCGCGAGGCATCCCTTGAGCTACCCGAGACTCTCAAGATTTCCATTCCAGAACCTGCTGACGTAGAGGTTCTTGAGGGTTTTAACGCCCTTGACCAAGACGGTCTCAAAGAGTTCATTTCTTCTCACGGCCTTGCTATGGACCTGGCTGACCTCACCTTCTGCCAACAGTACTTCACCGATGAGCAGCGAGACCCAACCATCACCGAGATTCGCGTCATTGATACCTACTGGTCAGACCACTGCCGCCACACCACTTTTAACACCGGAATTACCGGCGTACAGATTGATGATGACCTGGTAAAGGCTGCGTTTGAAAAGTATCTCTCCATGCGTAAAGAGCTTGGGCGAGAAGATCGTGCCGTGTCTCTTTGGGATATGGCAACTATTGGTGCAAAGTACCTTCGCAAGAAGGGTATCCTCACCAATCTTGATGAGTCAGAAGAGATTAACGCTTGTACCGTAAAGGTCAAAGTAGACGTTGACGGCAAAGACGAAGACTGGCTCTTCCTCTTCAAGAACGAGACTCATAACCACCCAACCGAAATTGAACCTTTTGGTGGCGCAGCAACCTGCATCGGCGGTGCTATCCGCGACCCTCTTTCTGGCCGCAGCTACGTCTACCAGGCAATGCGCGTCACTGGTGCTGCAGACCCAACCGTTCCTGTTTTCCAGACACTTCCTGGAAAGCTTCCCCAGCGCACCATCGTACGCACGGCAGCTGCAGGTTATTCCAGCTACGGCAACCAGATTGGCCTTGCTACCGGTCAAGTTTCTGAGCTCTACCACCCAGGCTACGTTGCAAAACGCATGGAGATTGGTGCTGTTGTAGGCGCAACTCCTCAAAGCCACGTCCGTCGCGAACGCCCAGAAGATGGCGACGTCATTGTTCTTCTCGGCGGCCGCACTGGTCGCGATGGCATTGGCGGCGCAACTGGTTCTTCCAAGGCTCACGACGCAGGCTCTATTGAGCGCGACGGCGCCGAGGTTCAGAAGGGTAACGCCCCTGTTGAGCGCAAGCTTCAGCGTCTCTTCCGCCGTGAAGACGCTTGCAAGCTTATCAAGCGCTGCAATGACTTTGGTGCAGGTGGCGTTTCTGTTGCTATTGGCGAGCTTGCCGACGGCCTTGACGTTAACCTGGACGCTGTTCCTAAAAAGTACGACGGTCTTGACGGCACTGAACTGGCAATCTCCGAGTCTCAGGAGCGCATGGCTGTTGCGCTTGAGGCAAAAGACGTTGAGCAGTTCTGCGCATACGCCCGCGAAGAAAATCTCGAGGCAACCATTGTGGCAACAGTCACTGAAGACCCTCGTTTAGTCATGCGTTGGCGCGGTCAGAAGATTGTCAACATCAGCCGCGCATTTCTCGCCTCAAACGGCGCGCCTAAATCAATCACCGTACGCCTGGCCAAACCTCTTGTCTACCAGCGCACCTGGGCAGGCTCAACCCTTGGCGAGAAACTCCACTCGCTGGTACGCGATTTAAACGTTGCCTCTAATAAGGGCCTCTCCGAGCGCTTTGACTCCACTATTGGCGCAGGTACTGTCCTCATGCCCTTTGGTGGTGCTCGCCAGCTAACCCCTGCCCTTTCTATGGTGGCTAAGCTCCCTGTTATGGGCCAAACCAGCACCGTCTCGGGCATGGCCTGGGGCTTTAACCCCTACCTCATGGAGGCTGACCAGTTCCGCGGTGCATACCTCTCTGTTGTCGAGTCCGTCTCCAAGTTGGTTGCTACCGGCTTTAAGTACCAGGACCTCTACCTCACTTTCCAGGAGTACTTCGAGAAACTTGGCCAGAATCCAAACCGTTGGGGCAAACCTACCTCAGCACTGCTCGGCGCACTGATGGCGCAGGTCAACCTTGGTCTTGCGGCTGTTGGTGGTAAGGATTCCATGTCCGGTACCTTTGAGGACTTGGACGTTCCACCAACACTGGTTTCGTTTGCCACCGGCCTTACCAAAGTAGACAAGATTGTCTCCAACGAGTTCAAGGGCGCAGGTCATAGGCTTATCTCTATTGTTCCGTCCTACGACGAGAGCGGTCTTCTCCCCAACAACGAGTCCCTGCTTACCGCATACAAGCTGGTCAGCACTCTTGTCCAGTCCAAGAGTGCGCTTGCCATCACCACACCAGGTTACGGCGGCGTAGCCGAGGCTCTCTTCAAGAGCTGTCTGGGCAACAAGCTGGGCGTTGAGCTTGTGCCAGAGATTTCTGCCAACGCGCTCTTCTCGCCAACTTACGGTGCCTTCATTGTTGAGCTGGCAGACGGCGTATCCGTTGACGACGTCGACGGCGTGTGCGTAGCTCCGCTAGGCGCCACCACGTCCGAGTACACCTTCAGCGCATGTGGCGAGAAAATCGATCTCTCCGAGCTTCAGGAAGCGTGGGAGCGCCCACTTGAGGAAGTCTTCCCTTACCGCGGAGGCTCCGACGAGGCTGTGGAGAAAATCAGCTTCGATGGTGCATCCACACGACACTCCTACGCTGGTCCAACCCTTATCGCACCTGCTCGCCCACGCGTCATCATCCCCGTATTCCCAGGTAACAACTGCGAGTACGATGTTGCGCGTGCCTTTGAGCGTGCGGGCGCTGACCCAACCACGCTGGTCATCAACAACCTGACACCTCAAGACATTGTTGAGTCCGCAAATGCGCTGGCAGAGTCTATCAAGAAGAGCCAGATTGTCATGATTCCAGGCGGCTTCTCCGGCGGAGACGAGCCAGACGGATCTGCTAAGTTCATCTGCGCTCTCTTCCGTGCTCCTCAGGTTACCGAGGCTGTTTGCGACCTTCTACAGCAGCGCGATGGACTTATGCTGGGCATCTGCAATGGCTTCCAAGCACTCATCAAGCTGGGCCTTGTTCCTTACGGCAACATTCGTCCTATGGACGACACCTGTCCAACGCTAACGTTCAACACCATCGGCCGTCACCAGAGCCAGCTTGTTCACACCAGCGTTGCATCAACGATGTCCCCATGGCTCTCCAAATGCGCGCTTGGCGACATTCACACCATTGCAATTAGCCACGGAGAAGGCCGCTTTGTTGCCTCCGACGAGCTGCTTGAGACGCTCAAGGCAAACGGCCAGATTGCAACGCAGTACGTTGACGCAACAGGTACTCCAAGCATGGACTTCTCCGTTAACCCTAACGGCTCCGTCCTGGCTATCGAGGGCATCACCAGCCCCGACGGTCGTATCTTGGGCAAGATGGGTCACACGGAGCGCTCTGGCGCAGGCCTCTACAAGAACATCCCCGAGCTCACCCCTGGCGACCAGTTCCAGCCTCTCATTGAGGGCGGCGTCGAGTACTTCAAGTAA